The following DNA comes from Dermochelys coriacea isolate rDerCor1 chromosome 21, rDerCor1.pri.v4, whole genome shotgun sequence.
ctTCAGTTAgattccagacctgaagaaacaCTCTatttaagctcaaaagcttgtctctttcactaaacagaagttgatccaataaaagatattaactcccccaccttgtctctctaatatcctgggaccgataTGGCTACAACATGTGTAATGCAAGTCAGTTAACACTGCAACGAAAACTTAAACCGTTGTAATTCCTGGCCTTTATGTTTATCTTTGCAACCTAAGACGCATTAGTTGTTTTGCATTTATCATAATGACCACTGCAAAAAGGCTTTTTATTGATTTACTCGTCTTTCAAAATAGACTGATTACTTCATCTATTTTTGGTTAATACAAAAGAAAACTGCAATGTAATCTAAGATTTAGTTAGCTCAGTCAAATGAATACAATCAACATGCATCAGGCCAACAAAAAACTATGTGCAGTATGCACCAGACAGACTACATGGCCTAAACGTGGTAACAATTTGCTTATTCCTTCTGCCAAAAGCTTTGTTTGGAATTAAGAAATAACACTAGCCCCTCTGACCAGAGCAAAAATCTGAGTCATAGCACAGAAAGATAAAACATTTTCCTGCAACTGTAACTTTATCTGTCCCTGGCCCATTTAgaaagaaaaggtgggtgaggtaatatcttttaaggggccaacttctgctggtgaaatagacaagctttcaaaatactcagagctcttcttcggatCAGTAGTGTTTTTCATGGCCCAGCAGAATAAGAGTGAATTTGGGCACAGATTTCAAAACGAGACATAAATATGGTTGCATTTTAGAAAGCCCAGCGAACACAAAGCTGACCACTTTAAAATGAGGACCTAAGTCAGACCACCTCAGGCTGTGTGCTTTTCTGATCTCATGAACTAAGCAGGGCCAGTCTTGATCAGTATCTTGGATAGAAAACTAAGGAAaatccaggatattgcaggaagtGGCAACATGACCAGTGGCACTGTGACTTCAAAGACTGTTTAAACCTGTCTTCTGCTTAAAATGCAATGCTGAAATCCTGATTACATGGCCAGAAAAAATTCCCATCCCCTTAGGCAAGAGTATAATCATTAATACTGATACTAAAATGAATTTCTAGTTGTTAGTTACATTCTGCCTACCAAAAGATTTCCCTCGTTTCAACTGCGTACAGTATTCTTCACTTCTGTCCCAAATGCTTGTGCAGTATCACATGAAACAGCTGCACCATTCTATCCTTTGAGGTGATATTTCAGCAGCGAGTGCCTGCCTATTATATAGCACCTAAGCCAAGCATAAGCCAAGCACATACTCACAAGAAGTTCCTTGGTTTTCTCTACTCTACAAACAATGTTTAAGCAGAGACCTATTAGTCATGAATACTCCAAGATCCAAATGCCAGGCCCCTTCTTCTATACCTAAAGTTCTGGGAAATTTCTTCTCAATCCAGCTATTTTGGGGGTCAGAATAAGAGAAGAGAATGAGGCTTTAGACATGCAGGATCATGACTCCACCGAtggtggggacaaaagatctactGAGGAGGGgaagcagcggggggggggggggggagactactttttttttgttttttaaatacagcttATTTGTCCACAGACAATCATTTAACATTTTGTTGCCTCATAAGAAGGAACGGAGAGAATTTTCTCAAAccagaattaattttcaaaaattaatgaTTCTGTATTATGCTGCATGTGCCTCCTTCAAACTGCTGGCCTGACTGGTCACAAATCCTGTATAACTTGAGAACAAGTTATTTTCTACACTAGAAACAGTTTGTTGGTATAACTATACCAGCAGACCCTcctagtgtagatacagcttatgctggcaaaagcacgcttttgctggtatagtttataTGCCAGTTCCATGAATGAAATAAGCTATAGTGGAAAAAAGTTCTTTTGACAATATAACTGCAtcagtctctcaggtgccacaagtactccttttctttttgcaaataccgactaacacggctgctactctgaaatctacacgAGGATGTTTGCCCATATAAAAATGTTGCTTAAAAAGCCCCCCACCACACCTAAGCCACATTACCATACCAGCCAAAGTTTCTAGCGGCAACATGGTTTAAGTATAAAAAAGAAAGCGGTGATACCTCATCCTGTACTTCAGTAAGAACATACATGACTAATCACATCCACTCTCCCCAAAGTGCACCAGTGAAAGTCAAAGAAAGAACTCAGCCAAAAACAACAGCTCAGGAGAGTCATCTTGTGTTATTCTGCAACAGTGGAGAGGCGGCGGCCAGCTTTCATGAGTAACCTCGTAGGGAAGCTGCAAGTCCGGGTGCGCCTCGGGAGATTTTCAGGCCAGCTGAGCATTATGTGCCATTTGTCTAGAAGGGGCTTTTAACTGTGGTGAGCGGCCGGCAGCAGGATTTTCTTAGCCCACAGGGCGCTCAGCGCTGATGAGGGGAAGGAAATGGCAGGGAGCCCCCTCTATGGGACAGAGGAAGACAAACGCCTAGTTGCTCACCCCAGCTTTTTTCGCTGCACGGCTCTTCTCCTCGGGGAAGGCGGGTCGGGCTGCTCTGTACTGTGGCTCGGGGATGGGGTGCGTacaggctcccagccccttggGGAGACGGGATGCACTAGGGTCGTGCCCCTCATACTGGCCACAGCTGCacggaggcgggggggggggggctgagaacaaCCCTGGCCGCGCCCCGGCTGCAGCCGGCTCAGTAGCTCTCCCCCGCGGGGGCACACGCAGCTGGTCTCCGCGGCGCGaaggggaagggcgggggggcCCGGGCCTTCGCCCCCCCTGAGGCCCATGGGCCAGGGAAGCCAGCGGGGACtcgccagagccccctccccggCTCGCCCGGGGCGGGGCCTTCTCGCTGCACGGAGCTCCCCGGGGCACAGGGTCcccagccggggggagggggaggggacgcCCCAGAGCCGGGCCCCGCCGCAGCGCGGGGCGGGCTCGCCTCCCTCTCCCGCGGGGGCAGAGCCCGGCCGCCCCCTCCAGCCCGGGCGGCgaccccaggccctgctgccccccccggTCCCGGGCCCTCCGCAAGCGGCGCGCCCGCCCCAGGCCCAGCAGCCGAGCCCCGACCCTCCGCTCCCCCAGTGCCCGGCCAGCCGGCCCTGCGAGCGGCCTCCTGACTGGCCACTCGGCCCCGCCAATCCCGGCGCTAGGGCCGGCGCTCGGGGGCTCCATATTGGCTGCTCGCACTCACCGTGCCTCGCTCCCCCGGTTCGGGTCCCGCTCTGATTGGCTCCGCCACCGGCCCCCGAACCCAATCAGCGCCTCCACTCAGCCGCCGCGCAAAATGGCGCCCAACCCTGAACAAAGAGCGGACGGGACTCAGGGCGCACGCGCCGAATAGTTCCGCCCGTCGCTGCTCGGCAAGGACACGCCCACCCGGCCCGACCTAGCCGAAGCTCTTACGCGTGCGCTAAAAAAACACGTTGCCTCTAGGCGAGGCCGCCAATAAAGCGCACGCGCTGAGAGCCGCCTCCCTCGAGGTCTACTGCGCATGAGCAGGTTGGCCGGTGAGTCCTGATCCGCTCTCCGCCGCCGAATGTTCTGGGCCGTTACCATAGAGAGGGGaactctccccgcccccagcctagACCGGTAAATGGATGGAGGCTGCCATCTGCGATGTCCCACCACACGGTACCAGGGCGCGGCTGTTCCGGAGCCGGGTTCACCCACGTCCTGGCCGCTCGTTTGGGCTCAACTTGCAGAGGCGCGTCaggcgctgggggggggccgCGCCGGGGGTAACTAGGGGTTGTCCCGGGTGGCCCGTCGAGGGGTCCTCAGGGGGGGCTCCCTCCCCTGGCCGGGAGCGGGGGGGCCGGCCgtgggggggggctccctggccggggagcgggggggccGGCCGTGGGGGGGCGGCTCCCTGGCCGGGGAGCGGGGGGCCGGCCGTGGGGGGGGCGGCTCCCTggccggggagcgggggggccggcccgtgggggggggggctccctggcggggagcgggggggccggccgtgggggggggggggctcctggcggggagcgggggggccggccgtgggggggggctccctggccggggagcgggggggccGGCCGTGGGGGGGGCTCCCTggccggggagcgggggggccggccgtgggggggggctccctggccggggagcgggggggcggccgtggggggggctccctggccgggggggggacggccgggggggggggcggccggccgtgggggggggctccctggccggggagcggggggggccgccgtgggggggggctccctggccggggagcggggggggccgGCCGTGGGGGGGGCATTGTGTGCGACTCTCTGCCTgcaccccagcaccagcagcctgGAACCAGGGGGGGGTCCTTGTACCTTGAGCCTGCTTGATGCAGgctgattggggtgggggaggcgttTTTCCCTCTGCTTGTTTCTGCCTTGTGGCACATCCCCTGGGGGAGGTTTGTTTCTCGTCCTAGTCTCCCATATGTCGTCCAGCCTAGTTCTGTGCACTTATCGCTCATCTTGAAAGGCTTAATAATCATGTTTCTTTTCGTTAACCTTCTTGCAGCAGACGAAATCCTGGAGATAGCCTCACGTTACCATGGCCAGTCCCCCCTCCAGGGATCGGGCAGACAGAGTATGTAGAAAACTAACTGTTTAATGCAGGTTCCTGCTATTAAATACTCCTGTTTTTAGTGACAGTTTTCTCCTAATAAAGTTTTCCAATTGGCATATGCTCTAGAGTTGTGGTGTAAGAATATTTGGTTCTGGGGGCATGGCTGTTTTTGGGAAGTGGCAGTCTGACTACATCAGTGGTTACCGAACGGTAGATTgcgatcgactggtcgatcctggagcctctgacaGCCAATCGCGATCTCcggccactaaaagtctggcgGCACAgttgggctaaggcaggctttctgcttgcCTTGGCCCCataccactcctggaagcggccagcgtGCCTCTGTAGCTCCAGGCGGGAGTGGGGCGGGACAGGGGtttctgtgtgctgctcctgcctgcaggcaccgcccctgctgctcccattggccacagttccctgttcgatgggagctgtgggggtagtGCCAGCAGGCAGGGGTAGCATGCAGACCCAGGTACACCCCTCTGGGGGCCGTAGGGgcgtgctggctgcttctgggagcagtgtggggccggggtaggcagggagcctaccttagctcCACTGAGtcgcccaaggtaagtgccacccggtGTGAGCCCGTAAGCCTCCTGCACTCtaatccccactccctcccatagccagcaccctgtatcccctcctgtaccccaacactctgccctagcccagagtccccctcctgcatccaaactccttcCTCGAGCcctcatcccttcctgcaccccaatcccctgcccaacccagagccccctcctgcacccaagctccttcccagagcttgcacccctcaccccctcctgcaccccaggctcagcccagagagcCCTCCGACACTCCAGACCTCTCAGCTCCAGTCCAGAGCctgcccccgcaccccaacctcctgccccagcccggtgaaagtgagtgagggtggaagaGAGCGAGTGATagagggagggggggtggagtgagTAGGAcggggcctcaggaaaggggcggggtagatcctgggttgcacttaaattcaaaaaatcatgttttgcttAAAAACGTTGGAGACCACTGGACTACATTAAGGaaatttgcactagtttaactatATAGATGTGATTAAACTGGTGCAGACTGTTACTACAGAGGTAAAACAaaaagtggttctcaaactgtggggctcgggcttcggctttgacccacatacacacaccccatcccaagCCCAACCCAACTctactccaccccaccccacctgcccagggctgaagccctttgtCTTTGGTCCCTCTCAGGGCAGCGggactcaggcttcggtcccttctagagtcatgtagtaatttttgttgtcaaaagggggtcgcagtgcaatgaaatttgagaacccctgtgctataTCAACCCAAAGCACAGTTTAGCCTAAtgctgtttgttttaataaattactGAATTAAACTGCCCCATTCAATATGTTTGCACTAATTCAACCATACCATCCAGTTTTCTttaatttagacttttttttcatAAAACGAACTAATCGCATATCATGTAGGTTTTGCAAATGACAGCATAGGAAAGGCTGTGCAGCACTTAGctaatcttcattcattcatttgtaaACACTCTCAGTCCAGTCCCCTATCCACTGTACCAACCTGCCTGAgttaactccttttttttttttcttatgtgatTCTGCACATTGAAGGTGGGCCAAAGTTGATTTCTCTCATTCAGCTCCTATTTGTTCTTTTTCAgatcaagtacataaaaggggACCTTTTTACCTGCCCCAGAAGGGATTCATTGGCTCACTGCATCAGTGAGGACTGTCGCATGGGCGCAGGGATAGCTGtcctatttaagaaaaaatttgGTGGCATACAGGCGCTGGATCAGCGTAAGTGATATATGGGGAGGGGAGGCCATGTGCAAGCCTGAATCTCTAGTAGTTGTTAGAAGAAGGAGCTGCAACTGTAGCACTGTAACGTAGATACTTTTGACAGCGATGGAAGCGGGATTTCCGTCACTATAcctaatccacctctccaagaggtagACCGAAGGTGCTGGGCGTTAGGTTGACCTAATTATGGGGCTCAGAGATGTATGTTTTTCACACCCTGAATGACATAGCTAGTAAatctaattttttagtgtagactagACTTTAGACCCTGACCTTCCAAGCTAAAGCATGTGGATGGACCCCTATATGTGTGACTTCAGGATGCCGATATCACCATATGTGGAGTGGCTTGCATGATCAGGGCCTGAATTTACATCTTTTGAAGAATTATTTGTGTGTTTAATGAGATATTTGTAATTTCTCTGGATCCAGATTGTCCCAGGTGCAGCTTCTGGGTGTGTCAtgcagagatggaaaattttGTATCACTGTTGCTAGGGGTTGTGAGGACACTGAACTTAATTAGATATGATAAAATCTTAAGCCTCAATTCTCTAAAAACTTAGACACATgctttaattttaagcatttgttGACTTAAGAGGACTATTCTCATGCACAAAGTTTAAGTATGGGTAAATGATTGCAGGGTTGGGCTTAGGTGCCAAATGTGTTTGTAGGATTTACTGATCagttatttaatttttccaaagCCAAGCAACTGCTAGTATAAAGCCTATTTATATGCAAAAtggagggagggttttttttcctcagacaCTTTTGAATTTAAAGGGACCCCATTAGGTTAAAATCTAATGAGATTAAAAAGTGaaggtggtttgtttttgtttttttgtttgaaaagtggCTTTAGCCATTATGTCTACTCCTGAGTATCTGTTAATTTTTATGATTTAGCAATCGCAGTTTGCCATGTTTTTTCTTCCCCAGCTGCTTTATAAAAGACCTATACAACAATAGGAGAAACTGACCACTTAGCCAGGGAAAGTGGTGTAAGTGACTATACACGAAGTTCTGTTCCTTCCATAAAGTAAACAAGCTGAAAAATAAACACTTCTGTCTCTGatcttttaattatttgtaaaaatagttttgttttagaaaattctTTATAACATATGTGAATTCATTTCTAATCTATTCAGCAGGAGTTGAGAGAATCAGCAGTGAAttgtaaaattttaaacaaaattaacgTCAATGCTGTGTTTCACATTTGTTtcagagaagaagtctggagaggTGGCTGTTCTGAAAAGAGATGACAGATATATATATTACCTGGTAAGAGAGGGATGAGAGTCAGGCATTTATCATAACGGAGCCTCACCTCATTTGCATTGATTAGAAGAGAGGATTTTCTCTAGATTCTCAGACATCTCAGCCTTTTAAATAAAGACACAGATTGAGGACAAGCCACGCTAGATTTTTCTTTCAGATCTAAACTCTGTACAGCTTCCTAACAACTAGTAATTGAAGTACATTTGAATAGTACATTTCCTTTGTGGAAGTTACTGTCTGACAGTTGTTCAGTAGCCTTTATGTGCAGTGTTGAGGTGTGCTGGCAGGGTAATGGGGAGATTCTTTTGCTCTTGCCCTCCTGCAGTTCAGTGTTTGGATGGCTCAATCTCAGGAATGTTGATCTGGTCGCctttaatttgctttaaaaaataagagcATACAAATGCCCGTTGCATTGTGATACTTTTTTTTAGTTCACTGAACTAATCCTAAAATTTACTCTCTAAATCCTGGGTTGTGATttctccaccttctctctctctctcaaacatatTGGTAATACCCATCGACCCACATCCTTCTGGTGGCCTGAGAACTGGGCTCTTGGTTGTTACACTTGTGCTGGAAAAAGCTCTCTAGCATGCTTCCAAGAGGAAGAGTCTGCTTTTCCATTCCCTGCTTGAAGTATGGTGTTTATGCTTTAAACAGTTTGTTTGAAATAGGAGTtgctgttttttggtttttttttttttttttttttcaaacaacttCCCTGAAAGTATCATTATTCAAAATATAGGTCAACTGCATGAGACAGATGTAAGCATAACCCCAGCATTTGGTATGAGAGAGATTGCGTTTTATCTTGGTCAGGAAATTTGAAGGAAAAGTGTTTTTCTCCAAACCAAGATTATTGCCTTTTAGAAATGCAGCATTAGTGTCCTGACCTGCTGCGTCATGTGGCATAAATTGCAACTAAATGTCTAAAATGGAAATGGTTGTACATCTTGTATTGAAAATAAGTAGCTGAGTCCTGCACCATATACTAATAGGTAATTGATTAGTAATTGTGGCCTGGATTTGGTAGGTTCAGGAGAAAATAGCTTGTACTATTGTTGCTAATGCACTGTTGAACTTTTTAATTGTACACAGATTCGAAAGAAGAAGAGAGTCTCCCACAAACCAACATATGAGAATATGCAAAAGAGTTTACAAGCCATGAAAACGCACTGTTTGAACAACGGGGTTACTGACATTTCCATGCCTAGGTAAGGGAATCAGATACTAGAaagtaaacaggtttcagagtagcagccatgttagtctgtattcgcaaaaagaaaaggagtacccgtggcaccttagagactaacaaatttattagagcataagctttcgtgagctacagctcacttcatctgatgttcatgttctgtgtgtgtgtgtgtgtgtgtgtgtgtgtgtgtgtgtgtatataaatctctcctctgctttttccaccaaatgcatccgatgaagtgagctgtagctcacgaaagcttatgctctaataaatttgttagtctctaaggtgccacgggtactccttttctttttagaaagtaAACATTTCATTGTCCCTTGGGCAGAATGGATATTTTAGGAAGTGACCATTTACTATGAAATAAAGGGTCACATGCCCACTCTTAATTGTTTATATTCTGTTGGGGTTGTACAGCTGAAATCTGATCACCAATGAAGTGAGTTTTGTGGGCCAGCAAATAGGCCTAGTCATTTCCATGTTTTTGACTGCATTAAGTTACGTTTCAGATAAATTTAGTTACTGCTATGTAAATTGTAGCTGCTTGAAATTGCTGAAATATTACAAGTTGCAACATAATGGAGAATGGGTCACCATACCTTAATCAGCAATATAATATTGAATGCCTATATATGTTTAGCTAGGAACCAAACTCTTTTAAGGGAATGTGGAATTTTGTCCCATTTCTTACTTCTGAAGTGTGTGGAGACTGCTGGAGAACACTTTGCCTTTGGGACAGCATATGCGGTATTTACGTTCTTAGGTAAATTAAGATATAATGGAGAATGTGAATTTGTAGTATTCTGAAGCAGAGTATCTATAACTTACTGAAGTGCTGAATCCTATTGAGGAAATGCTTGATAAGTCTAGGCCTCCAAACAGATTATCACTGCATGTTTGGTCTTGTGACTTACTCAGATCGCTGGCTCACCAGTAGTTGTATTCATAACTTACCTCTTACCCTTCCTTTTAGCACCAAattttgctgctttttcacaaCCGTCTTGTGAAATCTTACTTTCAAAGGGACCCTAAAATCATAGTTACATAGACAAGGTCCTAGGCAGTAATTACTCTGTTTAGTTACCTTTGCACAGCATTTGAAGATTTGTGCAGTACTCAGGGAAACTATTGTGTTACTGCTTTGTTCATGTTTAAAGTTGGCTGTCCCACAGAGAAATGCATGAAACAGTCATCAGATACCTtctcaataaggacaaatgcaaagtgatccttcctaagtggagtaatcagttgcacacatacaaattggcaatgactgcctaggaaggagtattgcagaaaaggatcggGGGTATTAATGGACCACAACAGTGTAacgttgttgcaaaaaaagttatcattctgggatgttttagcaggagtgatgtaagcaagacacaaaaagtaattcttcagctctactccgcactgattaggcctcaactggagtattgtgtccagttctaggcgccACGttcgggaaagatgtggacaaattggagaaagtccagagcaacaaaaatgattaaagtctagaaaacatgacctctgagagAAGATTGGAAaactggtttgtttagtctggagaagagaagactgagaggggacataagttctcaagtacataaaaggttgttagaaggaggagggaggaaaattgttataacctctgaggataggacaagaagcaatgggcttaaattgcagcagggatgttaggttggacattaggaaaaaatcttcctaactgtcacagtgcttaagcactggaataaattgcctagggaagttgtgga
Coding sequences within:
- the OARD1 gene encoding ADP-ribose glycohydrolase OARD1 translates to MASPPSRDRADRIKYIKGDLFTCPRRDSLAHCISEDCRMGAGIAVLFKKKFGGIQALDQQKKSGEVAVLKRDDRYIYYLIRKKKRVSHKPTYENMQKSLQAMKTHCLNNGVTDISMPRIGCGLDRLEWDKVSALLEEVFEDTDIKITVYAL